The Quercus lobata isolate SW786 chromosome 9, ValleyOak3.0 Primary Assembly, whole genome shotgun sequence region CCATTTCGACTATAAGAGCAGGAATGTCCAAATTGCTGCACAACATTAACCCATCCCTTAAACCCCATAGCTCAGCCACAAAGCTGTTAATGATCCCTATGTGCCTTGAAAACCCAGTGACCCAATTCCCATGACTATCTCACACTACACCACCACAGCCAGCAAGACCCGGACTACCAATAGCGCACCCATCAGAATTTAGCTTCATCCAGCCCACTGGCGGCTTCTCCCAACGACACACAACAACTACTCTAGGCACGGGACACCTCGGAGAGCTAACACAATACATGAATTCAGTTACATGATTCTCAATTTCAGCCAAAAGATTTGGATTCTGAGCTTTACCCATAAAGACCACCTGGTTCCTACTTTTCCATAACATCCAAATGGCAAAGGAGAATAACATGCTCCACTGGGATTTACTGTGCATGGTCCTACTGCCTAAACTCCCATCCGAACCAAACCATTCTTGAGGCTCGCTCCTCCAAAAGTCTTGGTTCATATTCCTAACTCCCAGCTGCAACCAAAGCGTCCTAGGCCAGGGACAATCATGAAGAGCATGTAACACCGTTTCCTTTTCTTCTCGGCAAATTGGGCATAAATCATCCGTCCCAACTCCCCTCCTAACCAGGTAGCCCTTCACCCCAATACTATCATGGACACATCTCCAAATAAAAGTTTTAATCCTAGGGAGCGTATTAATTTTCCAGATCCACCCCACCGGCAAGGGGGGAATTTTGTTTGAATCTACAGCCAGCATGTACGCACTTTTGACATCAAACCCGCCTCTAGCACTGCCTGCCCAAACTAATCTATCAGCCCCTCTATTAGTGAGCGGCACCGGCATGGCTAGAATCAAATCTTTAACATCTGTAGGCAGAACAAAAGGAATACAACTCCAATCCCAACCCATATCAGTCAACACATCCTTCACCATTAATTGATCAGCTTCACGAGTCAAAGGCCCCTGAATCAAGTGACAAATGGGCCCCCCTTTGATCCAATTCCTAAACCAAAAATTCTAAGTACTGTCCCTGCCTACCAGCCACATACTACCTTTATTGAAGACCTCCCTACCTCTCTTCATAGCAGACCAGACCTGAGAACACGGAAGCCGATCTGCATTTATAACATTAGCTCTCCTCCCAGAGCAATATTTCTGCTTTAAAACCTTGGCCCAAAGGGAATCCTTCTCAGAGTGAAATCTCCAGTTCAATTTGGCCAGGAGAGCAGTGTTTCTTCCTTTAGCCGTTTGAAGGCCCAAACCTCCTTCCTCCTTCGTCTTAGTCACTTTTTGCCACCCAACCCAGTGCATCTTCCTCTGATTTTCCGTAGTACCCCACAAAAAATTACGGTTGACCCGATCTATACCATCCAACACTCTACCCGGAAGAGAAGCACACTGCATTACATAGGAGGGAATAGCTGCTAAGGAAGCTTGGATGAGAACCGCACGCCCCACTAGAGAGAGCAAATTTGCTTTCCAACGCGCTAACTTCTGTTTCACTCTATCAAGAATGAAGTTGTACTCACGAGAAAACCTACCCGGCTGCCTAATGGGAATACCCAAGTATTTTCCTAAGCATGGCGTGGAGGAAAAACCAAGGATATCACAAAAGGCTTCCCTATCATCCATATCAACATTGGGAGAGAAGAACACCCTCGACTTAGATTCACTAACTATTTGCCCTGACATTTTGCAAAACTCATCCAACACATCTCTAATGGCACAGCAATTAATATTATATGCTTTGGCAAAGAGAACCAAATCATCCGCGAACATCAAATGGGAAACTGAAGGCTCGCTTTGGGAGACCTTAATCGGCTTCCAAAGATTAGCACTACATTTTTCCTCAATAAGTTGACCAAGGAAATCAATGCAAAGGATGAAGAGGTAGGGAGAAAGAGGGTCCCCTTGCCTTAACCCTCTTGACGGAAAAATTGGATCCAGAGCTTCCCCATTAAAAACAATTGACGTGGAGACCGTCGTTACACAACTCATAATGGTTTCAATCAGATCAGTAGGCAAATTGATCCTAATAAGCATATCTCGGATGAAACTCCACTCCAATTTATCACACGCCTTCTCAAGATCAATCTTCAAAGCCATGTAACCCACTTTCCCCTTCTTTTTGCTAAGGGAATGGATAACCTCCTGTGCTATAATAGCATTATCAATACCTTTTCTACCCGGCACGAAGGCTGATTGACAAGGAGAGATAAGCTTGTCCAGATACGGTCTCAATCTAGCGACAATAATCTTCGACACTATTTTATACACTGTATTACACAAGCTGATAGGTCTATAATTACTGAGCGTCTCCGAACCTTGGATCTTTGGAATAAGAGCGATAAGAGTTGTGTTGAGGTACTCCGGGACTCTCCTCTCAGCAAAAACTTTTTTAACTTCAGAAATAACTGAGCTGCCCACAGTGAGCCAGAACTTTTGGAAAAACCCAGCATGCAGCCCATCCGAGCCGGGAGCCTTAAAAGCTTTCAAAGACCATAATGCGGCTTTTATATCCTCCTCTGACAGCTCCCCACTAATACTACATTTTTCCTCCTCCGACAGCCTAGCCTGCCAGGAAGTAATTCGAGGATGAAGAAAGGAATCACACCAGAAAGAAGTAGTATATATATCCCTATACCCATTCATCACAAAATCTTTGACCTCCTCCTCCTTATATAACCACTCACCCACTGTGTTTTTGATAGCCAAAATCTTATTCCTCTTCCTTCTCACCAAGGTAGACACATGATAGAAAGCCGTATTCCTATCCCCTTGAATCATCCAATTAACTCTCGATTTTAAAGCCCACAGCTCCTCTTCCTGGTTCAACACAACATCAAGATCCTTTAGAAGTTCATTTTCAAGGTTAAGGAGAAAAGCTGAAGGATTAACTGACATAGCTCTCTGAATACCATTTAACCTTGCCATAATTGTCTTTTTCCTAAAGAAGATATTACCGAAATGCTCCTTATTCCACCTGATAGCCTCATTAGTGAAAAGCTCAATAGCCTGAGCTAGACTCGAGCTATGACTCCAGGCCTGAGTAACAACGGAAGGAAAGTTGGAATTAGACAACCAACATGTTTGAAACTTAAATAATTTCCTCCTATTCTCCTGACTTCTCGGTTGCAATTCCAACAAAACGGGACAATGATCGGAATGGCACCTAGTGAGATGGGCCACACGGGCCTCCGGGTAATCAGACACCATTGGGAATTGACAAAGAATCTGTCTATCCTCTCCTGAATAAGAGCTTGAATATCCCTCCTATTAGTCCAGGTAAACCGAGGACCCGAAAAACCTAAATCAATCATATTACAAGCATCTAGACATTCCTTGAACTGGAGAGTTCTATTAACACTCACCCCCCTTCCTCCAAATTTATCACCCTCTGTCAGTGGCTCATTAAAGTCGCCCGCCATTACCCATGGCAAATCATGAAGGTTCGCCATTATTTTAAGATTACCCCATAACACCTGCCTTTCAGCACACCTAGGGCTAGCATAGATTGCAGATAATAACTAGTTAAGATTAGAAGAGAGTACCTTAACAGCCACATGAATTTCTTGTTTAGTAATTGCTAATTGGTTGATCTCCACTCTATCTCCATTCCACAGCAGCCATAACCCACCCGCATAGCCCATGGTATCGGTGTGGACAGCTCCATCAAACGGCAAATCATCTGTAATCGCCTTCGCCCTATCTCCACCAACACGAGTCTCCATCACTATTAAAATAGCTGGATCATGGATGCGAACTAATTCTCTAACATGACTTCTAAACGCGGTTTTCCGCGTACCTCTACAATTCCAAGCAATAATATTCAtgggaaaaaattttatttttcagggACACAAATCAACATGAGGTAGCGACTTTACCTCCACCCTCAATATCCATTCTAGCCGCTTCAAGGCTACCCTCGGCATCGCATAAATTTTCGGTATGGCTGACCACACCAGGTGTCGAACCTCCTTTAGCCTCCACAGTTCCGATAGCCATTCCCCCCATAGTAAAATCATACCCATCCACAGAAGGATCAACACACTTACGGTGATTCTCAGATAGATCATCATCCATGCTCTCTGCTTCCTGTTGACGAACCAGCCCCAAATCCTAATCGGACCTACCCAATCTCTAGTGATCTCTATCTCCAATCGCAACAGCACCGTTTCTTCTACCATGATTGCCCATAACATCCCCTTCATTGCTGATTTCGCGATCTTTGAATATAATTTCCAGCTCAGAGCTTCCAATGGCAGTAGCACAGCAAGGAGATGTGAAAAGGAAAGGTTCAGTGGCGGCTTGGTGATTAGAGGAACTCACCCTACTACCCTTTTCATTAGTCAAAACCTTAGACCGGGCTAGAGCTTTCTTCCCCTTAATAGAAGCATGTGGACTGGGCTTGGAAACCGATTTGGCTAGATTCAACTTTGAATCCATCGCAGACATTTTTGGGCTTAAGCCCGCAAGCCTTAGGCCTTTCAAATCCTTAAAACTGTCTAAGCCCATATTGCTGCCTTCCCCCAAAGCTTCATCTGTCACCTTAGTTGGGACCATTTTCCTTTTTGTCTCTCTCAATGGCCCAGCTACTTGCTCATCCCTTGTAAACCCCACATTAGCCCACTTATCCTTCACAAAACTACTACGAGTGCTCCTACTCCTACTCTGATCATTCTCTTGCCCAGGTGGTCCCCTATTACTCCTTTGGCTTCTTGCTCCACTCACCTTACGTGAGACCATAATCCACGGACCATACGTACTATCATGTACGTTCTCACCCACATTTTGTTGTCCATTCTCAAGCACGATCTCGCTGGACCCCACACTTCCCTTGTCAGCACATACCTCATGGGAATTGCATGACCTTGTACGTTCCTTTCCCGGCTCCATGGCTGCCGTCTCCGTCATCGTTGCCTCTTTCCGGATAGAATATGGACAATTTTCTCGCCTATGACCCATTCGGCCACAATCAAAACACAGCGACTGTATACCTTCATAGCTCACAGGTTGCTCATTTTTCCCAATCAAAACAGCTGTTACTAAAGGCTTAGTAACATCTACTTGAATACACATCCTAGCGAACCTACCTCTAGCCTCTGCCGCAGTATGGGAATCCACCCTTAAAACATTTCCAATGGCTTTCCCAATCAAGTAGAGAGCTTCCGCATTGTAGTACTCTATCGGCAACTCATTAAGTCTAATCCATACCGCAATCGATGACACATTCACCAACACCGGTTTGAAATCCGGTTCCCATGGACGTATGGAAGGGAAATGGCCACCTATAAACCATGGCCCCCTCTTCAACACAGTCTCAAAATCCTCTTCGAGAGACAGCCGCGTAAGGAAGAATCTGTGGCCTAAATCCACACAGTCAAGTTTGCCTGCTAGTTTCCATAAAGACAAAAGCCTTCTTTGGAGGAAGCTTAAACCAACTGACCTCCCATACACCTTAACTATCAAGGCCCTTGCCCAAGGATTCCTAATTTTCTGCTTGAGATCTTTTGAGAACTTAACAGCAACGAGTCCTTCCCTAAGAGCCTCCACATCATCATCCGACTCTGCGTCATCCTCCATGAGATCTCCAAAATTGAATGCTTGAGTAAAAGCACCAGGAATCTCACCCACTACCTTATCTTTAAACGAAACTTCTCGACTCCACAGGCCTTGAGGCTGACTTGGAGATGGTGGTCTTGAGTCACTGCTCTCACTAAATCCTGCATGATTCACATTCTTAACCTTCTTGTTACTGCGAGCTAGCTCCGCCTGTTCTTCCTGCGAGAGGGAGAGATCTTTCATTGATGATGGGTCTAATTCTCTCTCTAGCCATTTCTTGACCCATTCTTCGGGTTCACTTCTCCAATTAGTAAGGTCATAGTGACATCTGTTTCTTTTTGTTGGGGGGTTAGCTACAAAGTTGTTTCTCTTATTTATGCTTACCATAacttaaataaacaaatacattaaaataaataaataaataaacctgtCAGAGCCTCTAAAAAATTCCCAACTATTTAATTGAATCATTTCACTTGGGTTCCACAACAATACAATTAGCAAAAGGGAttctatgtatatataaaatatatatatttatatatatataatatatttttgggtGAATTTTTATGTGTCTGAATCTTGCCATGGATTTACCActactatatttatttttaatgaaaaggaTTGGTTTTTCACTGCTTCATATGATGAATTACGTGAAGTATACAATTGTGGAAAAATGGTGGGATCTACTTACTGGTTTTATTAGAGAAAGTttatagacacaaaaaatttcatactcAATTAATGTAACAGTTTATTAGAAGTAGTaactagtaagtaaaaaaaaatgacgtcAGTAAAAAGTTCAGATAAAAACTGGTAAAAATTTGTCCACttaattgttgtgaaaaatgttacaattttttttttttttgggttaagtaGCATTGCTTTTTCTATTCATCATGCTTTAAATAAATTGGATTTCCAGGGTGAGGTCTGTTTTGAAGTCATTAATCATAATTGGTGTGTTGCGCAAATGCAGACAACATATGGCACTCATTGCAGGAGCCATGACTTAGAGTTTTTGATCGTTTTACACagatttgttgattttattttaattggaaaatgatttaaaatttatcaCGTCTATTAATTCAAACGATGATTTTTCTTAATCAGattaagatataatttttttttaattataggtAAGATTCTAACTTAGATCGtgattgataaataaataaataaataaattaccaGTTAAATTAATTGAAACCTAACAAATTTGTTGAGGCTTAAAACTTTAAATCAATGGTTTGAGTTGGAATGTGAAATAAAATgttcatttttaatattctttgCATCTTGGGTCCCGCTTTGGATTATTGATAGCATTATTTCTTAATTAGGTTAACAGTTGGATGAGTAGAACCGTACAtgtgcaacttttttttttcttttttttttttgagaaaatacaTGTGCAACTTTGGGTGTCTTGACATGtttaatattcatattttgcttattttaccaaaattttctttggacaaattttttttttcaaattaattaagtaGGAAGTTCCTCCAACCTTTTGTATGACAATTTAAAAGACTATTCACATATTATTTTAGTCGTATAATTTACTGAGCtatttagggtccatttgggaacaatttatttagctgaaattgaaaactttttgttgaaagtgtagaaaaaaaaattaaaaattagttgaatAGTACAATGGGATCCATgtatagtataaaaaaatataaataaaaataaaaaagaaactaaaaaccaAATAAGCTCATCTCAAACTCATTTTTAGATGATTTAATGAATCAGTACTACACATAAAAGATTCTTTGATCGAATTTGGAGGAAAACTTTaagaagtatttgtttatttctattttgaGAAGAAACTTTAAGAAGGAAATTGCACTATATAGAATAGGATTTGGCTTAATTAGAAGAACTTTGACAATTTAGTGGtgattgtggggcccaaataatttatgggctaGGCCCATTCACCCATGGGGAATCCAAaggtccaagccgaggagggctatggcccaagctcgataaTATAGAACACAAGGTAGCcttggaatacagccgaggacaattcagtcctcggcagactcAAAGTCCCACCGGAGAgaaggggtaaaaacggtataggactaaaacttggaagaaaaatctaaaaaatatccagggaaagctgcccttactgccattcaatactctgaacctgacagagccgtattctatggcttttacaaccacccccaacgactttgggtatgggctgatgggacaagtatccgtcttggaaaggttgaccctatacgtggacgaaggacaatgaacgcaggcgaatataaaaggaaaaatagataACCTAGAgaagggctgggaaaaatggccaaaaaccagagcctcccagcccacctccaggaacAAGATttcaggggtgaagaaaacttaaccatgtatgaacaccacggaaaacccaccgcctggtgaccaaggcctagcctttcaaacccacgctctacaaataatattgtttgggcctttttacgtacgagcccaacaccgctacggttcgtcacgaatcgagtccttacagtGATGATTGTAAATAAAGGAGACAATATTGTacatatttgtttagtttacaaTCTAAAGTCTTACATTGATAGTAcaatgtaaaaatataattatcctaatttgaaattacaactactctcatgctattattattattattattattattatatatcaataggcaaaatttagagaaagttcaattagaatttgaaattaaaatctaattttgcgccatgtgtctaaatttatgtaggGATCACACTATAActatccacttaagtttgtgcCATATGTCCACtttagttttttaatctttattattatatatcaataggcaaaatttagagaaagttcaattagaatttgaaattagaatctaattttgcgccatatgtctaaatttatgtaggGATCACACTATAActatccacttaagtttgtgtCATATGTCCACtttagttttttaatctttatgccaaatgagttaataagtgcaaaatactaagaatttaatattaatgaactataaattttttttttataagtcaattacatatactcaataaaaatcatcacacaacaaagatcacTACACGTTTTaccttattaaaaattttaaaaaaaatgatcataagtagtattaaatttaggaaaGACCTTTAATACGTGACAAATTatgtttactttttaaaaaaaaaaattgactaattatttatattttgattaaaattaaacaatatatttatatatatatgcatgtgttacatgccattttttttttaataatttgactaataatttatatttttataatgaaaattatgtttaatttgtataatatatCTATGCGTTTGTATTGATTATAtgctagttattattatttatgaaaaggctaaaacttttattaagaccaaaaatcaacatataaTTAAAtctttgggtaaattacaaagttaGTCTCTATCCTTTACACCatttgtcaatttggtccctaacctttcaattgtgtcaatttagtctctaatcTTTTCAATGTCATGTCAATTTGATCATTGTCgttatcttttaaataaaaaaaatcttatgtgtcaaaccaaataataaaaaataattttctatgcCATAAATTGCCAAACTGTATTGCCAcgtagattaaaaaaaaaaaaacccaaatttcacaTTGAGTCAGATTACCTTTCCTAAAACTTtctaaaacttataaaattcctaaaaatctctctctctctctctctctctctctctctctctcgttatTACACATCTCCTCATCTCTTCTCCCTCATCCTCATGCTCATAAACCTGAATATCTGTAAACAACGAGGATGGTGGTGCATTCTCTCTTCCGGCAACTTTGAATAAAGAAAACCTTAATTAAATCAAAGGTGAAAATATTGGGAAATAATTAACTGTCTTTCTGAATCAAAGGtgataatattttatgaatggTGGGGACAGTGGACCCTTTTTTAAGTACCAAACTCAGAAGTAAAAATTAGGATCTCTACAAAAGGTAGCAGATAAGTTCTTTCTCTTGATCATAATGAAAGAGAGAGGAATtcttttaggggtattttgagaTTGGAATTTGCTTCTGTGGTGGCTGAAAATCTGGGtgtgaatttattttttgggcctAAAGGATGGAGATTGATTTTTCTGAGTCTTATAGGccaaaaggttgaaaattgtTCTTTTTGGATGCTTACTCTTTGCATAATTTAAGCCATATAGTTCTTTGACATTGTTTTCTGAAAGACCATTTGGGTTTGCTATCTATGATATACCAATATCAGaagcaaagaagaaagctagGAAGACATTGCATAGTCTTGATAGATTTCTGCTCTTTTAAATATATGGCGCATCGATTTCTTTCTGTAGAATTTGAACAAatccaatttaattatttgagtAATGCTTGGAGGATGCAATGACCAATTACTTGTGCATCTTCTGGATTTTCCCTGTTGTTGATGGAGTGGAATGAGAAATCCTCCTCACAGTGGGAGTGGGAGAATCTGTTCATGGTCAATGCTAAAGCAACTGAAAATTCCAAGTTGCAAGAAAGATAATGGGGGTATGAACGTGAGGACGAGGGAGAAGAGATTAGAGATGGAGATGTGGACTATAGACAAAGAAAGATTTAGGGactttataaattttagaaatttttaggGAAGGGTAATCTGATCATGTGTGAATACAAAgataggggtttttttttttttttttttttttttttttttcatacatacaaaaaataagatgTGGTGGTACAGTTGGCAATGTTGTGGCATGACAAATCACTTTTTATTACACATCAGATTTTTTTATCTAAAAGATAACGGTAAGAACCAAATTAACATAACACtaaaaaggttagggaccaaattgacacagttgaaaggttaaggaccaaattgacaaatGATGTAAAGGATAAGGACtaactttgtaatttacccttaaaTCTTTTTAATTGGAAAAGTAACAACCTATCGACTAAAGAGAAGAGAAGCGAAGAGGACCCTTTTTCTAGCtacaaattctctctctctctctctctctctctctctctctctctcttttttgaacTTCATGTGACAAATCCTAAAGTAATCTTCTTTCCAATCTTTTTAGAACAATTCAACAAGATCTTGCTTTTACATGTGTTGATGATCATCTCTTATTATTTGGGAATAGTTTTATCCAAACTCCAAACACCTGTATAATTAATAAGAGCATttacagcagtggagctaaatttttagcaatttaactccaccaaaagttactttatctattttacctacacacatgctacagcaatggatctattttagctttcaacataataaaataatataaacatcacaataaaatattataatcactacaataaaataatatattccactaccaaaaatatattacaCCACCAACctcaaccacctctaccatcaaccataggcacaaccaccaccaacaccaccaccaccaccaccaccactactggcagtccacagcaa contains the following coding sequences:
- the LOC115961140 gene encoding uncharacterized protein LOC115961140, with the translated sequence MDDDLSENHRKCVDPSVDGYDFTMGGMAIGTVEAKGGSTPGVVSHTENLCDAEGSLEAARMDIEGGGTRKTAFRSHVRELVRIHDPAILIVMETRVGGDRAKAITDDLPFDGAVHTDTMGYAGGLWLLWNGDRVEINQLAITKQEIHVAVKAWSHSSSLAQAIELFTNEAIRWNKEHFGNIFFRKKTIMARLNGIQRAMSVNPSAFLLNLENELLKDLDVVLNQEEELWALKSRVNWMIQGDRNTAFYHVSTLVRRKRNKILAIKNTVGEWLYKEEEVKDFVMNGYRDIYTTSFWCDSFLHPRITSWQARLSEEEKCSISGELSEEDIKAALWSLKAFKAPGSDGLHAGFFQKFWLTVGSSVISEVKKVFAERRVPEYLNTTLIALIPKIQGSETLSNYRPISLCNTVYKIVSKIIVARLRPYLDKLISPCQSAFVPGRKGIDNAIIAQEVIHSLSKKKGKVGYMALKIDLEKACDKLEWSFIRDMLIRINLPTDLIETIMSCVTTVSTSIVFNGEALDPIFPSRGLRQGDPLSPYLFILCIDFLGQLIEEKCSANLWKPIKVSQSEPSVSHLMFADDLVLFAKAYNINCCAIRDVLDEFCKMSGQIVSESKSRVFFSPNVDMDDREAFCDILGFSSTPCLGKYLGIPIRQPGRFSREYNFILDRVKQKLARWKANLLSLVGRAVLIQASLAAIPSYVMQCASLPGRVLDGIDRVNRNFLWGTTENQRKMHWVGWQKVTKTKEEGGLGLQTAKGRNTALLAKLNWRFHSEKDSLWAKVLKQKYCSGRRANVINADRLPCSQGPLTREADQLMVKDVLTDMGWDWSCIPFVLPTDVKDLILAMPVPLTNRGADRLVWAGSARGGFDVKSAYMLAVDSNKIPPLPVGWIWKINTLPRIKTFIWRCVHDSIGVKGYLVRRGVGTDDLCPICREEKETVLHALHDCPWPRTLWLQLGVRNMNQDFWRSEPQEWFGSDGSLGSRTMHSKSQWSMLFSFAIWMLWKSRNQVVFMGKAQNPNLLAEIENHVTEFMYCVSSPRCPVPRVVVVCRWEKPPVGWMKLNSDGCAIGSPGLAGCGGVVNLDIPALIVEMDAKSIVDIFCRNGYVNEVISPILDDCRMLINNFQQIQVNHVFRQSNCCADALARIGADQALDFRSFESPPVDVSDLVEQDKSGLYFNKRCPVPG